CCGTTGTGCTGTGCCAGGACCCCGGTCACCGCATGGACGATCCCGGGGCGGTCCGGGCACGATAGCGTCAGGACCCAGTGCTGCGTTGATTCGTTGCTCACAGAGGTCAAGGGTAGCCGTGTTGGGTGGCAAACGTCGCGTTGCCCATCACGCGCGCCACATGCGGCGCCGCGATTACCGCCCGGCACCCGCGGTCCCGGGTGTATTTCCCCGACAAATAGTGCGAATATAGGTCCATGAGCGACGCGACTGACGGGCCAATGGAGATCCGAATCGAGCCGATCGAGGTTTCGCATGCGGGGGAGCTTCTCACGTTGCGGCGTGCTGCTTTTGTGACCGAAGCGCAGGCTTACGGCGATCCAAATATCCCGCCGCTCACCCAGACATTGTCGCAGTTGCGCGAAGATCTGCAACGTTCTGACGTCGTGACGCTGGGGGCCTGGCTCGGGCATCGCCTGATAGGTTCGGTCCGCGTCGAATTCGAGGGGGACAAGGCGACCCTCGGGCGGCTGGCCGTTGCGCCGGACCAGCAGGGCAGGGGCGTGGGCACTCAGCTGATGTTCGCGATCCTTCCGCATCTTCCGGAAACAACGACCGAAATCTGGGTTTTCACCGGCAAGGATTCGAAGCAGAACATAGCTATGTATCAGGATCAAGGCTACGAATACCAGCACGACGAGGTTGCCGGACGCTTGACCTACGCCTATTTGCGAAAGATCCTGGCCGACCAGGGCGTCGATTAGTTTCGTTTATTTACGGACGAGTTCTCCGTGCCCGTGCCACTGCCGCCGAAGAGGTAAGTGTCGTAGCATAGTGCAGGTCGCAACTGGCGCATGAGGTGGATCACCACCAGGGAGCGACGTTGAGTGTGCCGATCGTAGGTCGTTCGCCTGGGCCGACGGTCACGTGCCAGACCGATTTGTCGTGTCTACGTGGCCGCAGCCACGAGGGACCTAACGAGGAGTAAACGTGAGCGAAGCGAACGCCCAAAACCCCCTACTCAACGCAAACATCGCCGACTTGGATCCAGAAATCGCCGCCGTCCTCGACGGAGAACTGGGCCGCCAGCGCGATTACCTAGAGATGATCGCGTCCGAGAACTTTGTT
This is a stretch of genomic DNA from Rarobacter incanus. It encodes these proteins:
- a CDS encoding GNAT family N-acetyltransferase; translation: MSDATDGPMEIRIEPIEVSHAGELLTLRRAAFVTEAQAYGDPNIPPLTQTLSQLREDLQRSDVVTLGAWLGHRLIGSVRVEFEGDKATLGRLAVAPDQQGRGVGTQLMFAILPHLPETTTEIWVFTGKDSKQNIAMYQDQGYEYQHDEVAGRLTYAYLRKILADQGVD